The Exiguobacterium acetylicum genome includes a window with the following:
- a CDS encoding MerR family transcriptional regulator has protein sequence MDRGKYNIKAVAALVGLNPTTIRAWERRYQVLDPDRSESGHRIYSDNDVAKLRWIVDKQKEGLSVSKAIQLYEMPVNRAEVPHDYGVELRDQLFQALTNFEERHAHDIMNKAFSMFSFDKVIQDIVGPLLHEIGVKWESGEITIAHEHFATAFLRARLSTLSLQMPINPFLPRIVCVCAPEEEHELGLLFFTLYLRQSGFDVIFLGSGIPVQDLVTVTHQLQPKAVILSCTLSDHLPLLDEALARLMSDFPDLEIGLGGYAVDQLPERYGPHLLGADDQSWKSWLSRLTPTTGV, from the coding sequence ATGGATCGTGGGAAATATAATATCAAAGCAGTCGCTGCGTTAGTGGGGCTCAACCCGACGACCATTCGTGCTTGGGAGCGGAGATATCAGGTGCTCGATCCGGATCGAAGTGAATCCGGACATCGAATTTATAGTGATAACGACGTCGCGAAATTACGCTGGATCGTCGATAAACAAAAAGAGGGATTGTCTGTCTCTAAAGCAATCCAATTGTATGAAATGCCCGTTAATCGGGCTGAAGTACCGCACGATTATGGAGTCGAACTGCGAGATCAGTTATTCCAGGCATTGACGAACTTTGAAGAACGACATGCGCATGACATCATGAACAAGGCATTCTCGATGTTTAGCTTCGATAAAGTCATTCAGGACATCGTCGGTCCGCTCTTACATGAGATTGGCGTGAAGTGGGAGTCGGGAGAGATTACGATTGCGCATGAGCATTTTGCTACGGCATTTTTAAGAGCCCGTCTCTCGACACTGTCGTTACAAATGCCGATCAATCCATTTTTACCGCGAATCGTCTGTGTCTGCGCGCCCGAAGAAGAACACGAACTCGGGCTACTTTTCTTCACGCTTTACTTACGTCAATCTGGATTTGATGTCATTTTCCTCGGTTCCGGTATACCGGTTCAGGATTTAGTGACGGTCACGCATCAGTTGCAACCGAAAGCGGTCATTCTCTCTTGCACGTTATCGGATCACTTACCGTTACTTGATGAAGCGTTAGCACGTTTGATGTCTGATTTTCCGGATCTTGAGATTGGTCTTGGTGGTTATGCGGTCGATCAGCTCCCGGAACGATATGGTCCACATTTACTTGGTGCAGACGATCAATCTTGGAAAAGTTGGTTAAGTCGACTCACTCCGACAACTGGTGTATAG
- a CDS encoding RecQ family ATP-dependent DNA helicase, whose product MEALLHRHFGYEVFRPGQRPIIESILNGHDTLAILPTGGGKSVCYQFPSYVQGEGLTLILSPLLSLIEDQVMQIKRRGERSVAKLTSVETRDEKEQILSVLEHLRYLYLSPEQLALPQIRARLKQVNIALFVVDEAHCISQWGHEFRPEYTRLGQIRQELGFPPCLALTATATHAVEEDIRTQLRMRDPKVIRRSINRPELQYVVDRVDRDEKDAVLQRWMARIVRPCVIYTTTRKEAERVAGIIEGATYYHAGLTIEDRQLVQQQFLHDEIDCLVCTSAFGMGVDKGNVRTVIHHTMPATLEAYMQEVGRAGRDGKEATAILLYAPQDEQLQTYLIDTQYAPALWIDQLQEGMHRGESYAKIESRLRLNPEDPAYRLLKSQLENGWSKELIIQWQTERKQLKRQEVKHMMDYIHRNECRRTMLLHHFDEPAIVQPRCCDICGTIEWEKPVKRKVPQPVDWKMRLEQVFFSSPDSV is encoded by the coding sequence ATGGAAGCGTTATTGCATCGTCATTTCGGCTATGAAGTGTTTCGACCCGGACAACGCCCAATCATCGAATCCATCCTGAACGGACACGACACGCTTGCCATCTTGCCGACAGGTGGAGGCAAATCTGTCTGTTATCAGTTTCCTTCTTACGTTCAAGGTGAAGGACTGACATTGATTCTGTCACCGTTACTGTCGTTGATTGAAGATCAAGTCATGCAAATCAAACGCCGGGGAGAGCGGTCTGTCGCTAAGTTAACTTCTGTCGAGACGCGAGATGAGAAAGAACAGATTTTATCTGTCCTCGAACATCTACGGTATCTGTACTTATCACCGGAACAACTCGCATTACCGCAGATCCGAGCTCGCTTAAAGCAGGTCAACATCGCATTATTCGTCGTGGATGAAGCACATTGTATCTCGCAGTGGGGACACGAGTTTCGACCGGAGTATACAAGACTCGGTCAAATCCGACAAGAGCTTGGATTTCCACCATGCCTCGCTTTAACAGCAACCGCGACGCATGCTGTGGAGGAGGATATTCGAACACAATTACGTATGCGTGATCCAAAAGTTATTCGTCGTTCTATTAATCGACCAGAACTCCAGTATGTCGTCGATCGCGTCGATCGAGATGAAAAAGACGCCGTACTACAACGATGGATGGCGCGCATCGTTCGTCCGTGCGTCATCTATACGACAACCCGTAAAGAAGCGGAACGGGTTGCGGGAATCATCGAAGGAGCGACCTATTATCACGCTGGATTAACGATTGAAGACCGCCAGCTTGTTCAACAACAGTTTCTTCATGATGAAATTGATTGTCTCGTTTGCACGAGCGCCTTTGGGATGGGCGTTGATAAGGGGAATGTCCGAACGGTCATTCACCATACGATGCCTGCGACGCTTGAAGCCTATATGCAGGAAGTCGGACGCGCTGGTCGAGACGGAAAAGAGGCGACGGCCATTTTGCTGTATGCCCCTCAAGACGAACAATTACAAACGTACTTGATCGATACACAATATGCACCTGCTCTTTGGATTGATCAGTTGCAAGAAGGCATGCATCGCGGTGAATCGTACGCCAAAATAGAAAGTCGTCTGCGTCTTAACCCGGAAGATCCGGCTTATCGATTACTAAAATCACAACTCGAGAACGGTTGGTCGAAGGAACTAATCATCCAGTGGCAAACGGAACGTAAACAACTGAAACGGCAAGAGGTCAAGCACATGATGGACTATATTCACCGGAATGAATGTCGCCGTACGATGTTATTACATCATTTTGATGAACCGGCTATCGTTCAACCACGTTGTTGTGATATCTGCGGAACGATTGAGTGGGAAAAACCAGTGAAAAGAAAGGTACCTCAACCGGTAGATTGGAAAATGCGTTTAGAACAAGTCTTTTTTTCATCACCAGATTCAGTGTAA
- a CDS encoding helix-turn-helix domain-containing protein, with product MEVSLLERIFLESIQRLRNERSDRSLYHVFQGKKSATSLQDAHFYDLESTFGTVTVSKQRFESILTELAEKQWIERQETLRLTNEGAQLVNQTNSAVIDQLGGELRGYAEMMWKRLSLLIQTLICLEAKQPFIPVQQETIVREWVKSVLPTISNRAHWLHHMHQELIRLFERLPEREATLISYRLSGVQAGWSYPQLARMMKVDVETVQFEFIIAWRKCIADLEKAPLLKQIGADLHTSKMTQSAQTTWELLQQGLTVEDVAIRRRLKNSTMEDHLVEIAMYAPSFPLDHFVIPSQQEEIRRISQQLSTYALKRIKSEMQTDASYFQIRLVLARSKWEGI from the coding sequence ATGGAAGTTTCTTTACTGGAGCGTATTTTTCTGGAATCGATTCAGCGTCTCCGAAATGAACGTTCGGACCGGAGTCTTTATCATGTTTTTCAAGGGAAGAAGTCAGCCACTTCCCTGCAAGATGCTCATTTTTATGATTTGGAGTCGACGTTTGGTACCGTTACAGTCAGTAAACAACGATTTGAATCGATCTTAACTGAACTTGCCGAGAAACAGTGGATCGAACGGCAAGAGACATTACGATTGACAAACGAAGGGGCGCAACTTGTAAATCAAACGAATAGCGCAGTCATTGATCAACTCGGTGGTGAACTACGTGGATATGCCGAGATGATGTGGAAACGACTCAGTCTGCTCATTCAAACGCTGATTTGTCTAGAAGCGAAACAACCGTTCATTCCCGTGCAACAGGAGACGATTGTCCGCGAATGGGTAAAAAGCGTTCTTCCGACCATTTCGAATCGTGCGCATTGGTTACATCATATGCATCAAGAGTTAATACGGCTCTTTGAGCGTTTACCAGAGCGAGAGGCGACATTGATCAGTTATCGATTGTCTGGTGTGCAAGCAGGATGGTCCTATCCGCAATTGGCACGCATGATGAAGGTGGATGTTGAGACTGTTCAGTTCGAATTTATAATCGCTTGGCGAAAATGCATCGCTGACTTAGAAAAAGCACCACTCCTAAAACAGATCGGTGCTGATTTACACACATCGAAAATGACGCAGTCTGCTCAAACGACGTGGGAGTTATTGCAACAGGGATTAACGGTTGAAGATGTTGCGATTCGGAGACGACTAAAAAATAGTACGATGGAAGATCATCTCGTCGAAATCGCCATGTATGCTCCTTCTTTTCCGTTGGATCATTTTGTCATACCATCGCAGCAAGAAGAAATTCGTCGTATTTCGCAACAACTCAGTACTTACGCACTCAAGCGAATCAAAAGTGAGATGCAGACAGACGCATCCTATTTTCAGATTCGACTTGTTCTAGCACGTAGCAAATGGGAGGGGATTTAA
- a CDS encoding ferredoxin produces MAKFTIVDKDTCIACGACGAAAPDIYDYDDEGLAYVILDDNNGTAEIPEALFDDMIDAFEGCPTDSIKVADESFDGDALKFE; encoded by the coding sequence ATGGCTAAATTTACGATTGTCGACAAAGATACGTGCATCGCATGTGGTGCTTGTGGAGCAGCGGCACCAGATATCTATGATTATGATGATGAGGGTTTGGCGTATGTCATTCTTGATGATAACAATGGTACTGCCGAAATTCCAGAAGCATTATTCGACGATATGATTGATGCATTCGAAGGATGCCCAACGGATTCAATCAAAGTAGCAGATGAATCGTTTGATGGCGATGCGTTAAAATTCGAATAA